From the genome of bacterium:
CCCGCCACTGTTCGACCTCAAGCACGAAATCGATCAGCGAGCCAGAACGCCCCGCCAGTTCCCTGGCGATGGTCAGGCGCAAGCCTTCACCCGGCAGTGGGATGCGACCGTCCGGGGTCTCCTCAAGCGGCAGGACCTCGATCATCCAGGCCGCTTCCGTCTCGCCCACGCACTGGATCCGCAAGGCATCCACACGGCGGCGTCCCGCCTCGATGGAGGTGCCGAGGTAATCGACCCGGCAGCCTGGCGAGATCCGCAGGGGCGCTTCGGGCTGCCGCCACAGGGTGAACACGTCCAGGGCGAGGGCGCCGCCGGCACAAGTCAGCAGCAGCATCCAGGCCGTGCAAGCCGCGACGGCCGTCGCTCGAAAGCTCCGGCCGTCCATGCGTGCGCCCTCGGCGACATCGCGCTCAATGTTCGATCTTGGCCCAATACGCGTCATATTCGAACTCGGGGCTGTTCTCCAGGTCGTGGCAGGTCACGCACGAATTGCGCGCCTCCAGCGCCCAGGCTCCGTCGCGCCGGTGCAGTGTGCCGTAGCCGTGGCAGGCCTCGCACTGCACGCCGCTCAGGCGATTGGCCGGCGGCTTGTCGTCGTAGCCGCCGATGTAGACGTACCCGGTCGTGTGGCAGACCAGGCATTCCGGGGCGTCGCCCTGTCCCTTGCGTGCCAGGATCGACAGCGCGGCGTTGTGGGTGCTGTCCCGCAGGTGGTCCCAGACGTCCTGGTGGCACTTGCGGCATTCGCGGTCGGTGAGGAACGACTCGTCCGCGGACCCCTTGGTCTGCTGGTAGATGCCCCGGGACGCGATCCGGAACTCCTCGAGATGAACCTTGAACGCCTCGACGCGCTCGAGCATCACGGGATCGTCGGCGATGGAGTCGTTCAATTCGGTCACCTCGACCTCGAAGGCCTTGAGACCACCGGAGGCCCTCTCGAAATGCCCGTTCATGCAGCCGATGTAACGGCCCTCGAACGAAGAGCACAGGAACGCGGCTTGCTGGAAGATGCGCTCCGTACGGTAGGGGCGCCGCGAATGGCCGACGAGGCAGATGTCGATGCCCGGCACTGCGGTCAGGATGGCCTCGGTACCGGTGTCGCCCAGGTGCGACAGCAGCACGATGGACTGCGCGCCCGCCTCTCGCATGCGCGGGACCAGTCCCTCGAGCGATTGCGTCGGATCGTCTACCTGGTAGACCTCTTCCTTTGCGGACATGGTCATGATCTGCTGTTCTGGATCCAGCACCGAACATACGCCGAAGGTGACACCGCCCCGCTCGATCAGCAGGTACTCGGGCAGGATCAGTTCGCCGTCGTCGGGCAGACGAACGTTGGCACTGGTGAAGGGCAGCTGATAGGTGTCGATCATCTCGCGGAGAAAACCGATCCCGTAGTTCAGGTCGGTTTCGCCGAGACCGATGGCGTCGCAGCCGAACTCGCTGGTCAGCTCGCAGAGGAAGCGCGTCTGTTCCCTGTCGATCCTGGCGCGCCGGCCGAACAGATCGCCGGCGTCGATCATCAGCACCGGATTGCCTTGGTTCCAGATCTTGTCCAGGACGGTGGCCCTCCGGGCCACCCCGCCGCGGCGGTTGCTCTTTCAGCCGCAGGGTTCGATCTTGCCGCCGACGTCGGCGATGTAGACGATCGCCACCGGCGACCAGTCGCCATCACCCGGCGCGGGCGCCTGGGCCAGCGAGGGCGCGATGTACAAGCCGAAAGCCAGCAAGGCCAGCATGACGGACCAGACCGCTTTTTCATGCATGATGGAAGCCATTGTCACTCCGTGATTGTTTGTCCGGGATCGATACGGCGCCAGGGCTCCGCGATGGAACCCACGCTCAAACCAATACGGTGCGTGTCGGTTCCCGCACCGTAGCCTACAAGATACCAGCCGGAGACGGGGCGAGCAAGAGCCCGTGACGCGGGGATCGCGACCGGTGTCCCCCCGTCTCCCGGGATACGCGGCGGGGGGCGACACGCGGCCGCCCCCCCCCACCCCCGTTCGCGTCCCATCGTAATGCTCGGGATGCTCGGGATGCTCGGGATGCTACTTGCTCGAGACACGCTCCTTGAGCGACTTGCCCGCGGAGAACGCGGGATACTTGGTCGCGGGGATCATGATCTCAGCGCCGGTCTGCGGATTGCGGGCCTTGCGCTTCTTGCGGTTGCGGCGTTCAAAAGTGCCGAAACCAGTCAGCTGGACCCTCTTGCCCTTCGCGACTTCGGTCGCGATGATGCCCTCGCGAGGCACCGTCGAAAAGATGGCGTTCACGGCTGACGTAGCGTCCTTCTTGGACAGCCCGGACTTCTCAGCGACAGCATTGATCAGATCGGTTTTATTCATGATATCACCTCCTTGCACGCATGGAATCGCGAACTCAGATTCCTGTCAATACAAAAAATGGAGTTTCTCCAGTCCTGGAGCGGACTTTCGGCGACTCATGGCAGGAGGCCGCTGGTGGCGCGTCCGTATCCGCTGACCATGTCCTCCTTGCCGCGGGTCACCTTCACGTCGGGAATGGACTTCAGGGACAGGATGAAACCGAACTGGGAATCCACGGCGTTGACCGTGCGCGAGAAACGCAGCTGCCAGCAATGCAGGTCGCGGGACAGGTTCCAGGTCTGGTTGGTCAGGGTGCCGCGTTCGATGTCGTAGCTCGTCCGGTAGTCGAATTGCCAGTTGCGCGTCAAGGTGACACCGAAGCTCAGGCTGACGCGCGCCGTGGTGTTGTCGCTGATGTGGTCCTTGCTGTAGGAGAAGTTGCTGCCCAGACGCCAGGGAATGTAACGCCCGCCCCCGGTCTCGTCGCGGCCGCCATCGGCCCTTTCCGCGCCGAAGTAGGCGAAACCGGGAAACGCCTCGTCCGCATCATCGAGGCGT
Proteins encoded in this window:
- a CDS encoding HU family DNA-binding protein; translated protein: MNKTDLINAVAEKSGLSKKDATSAVNAIFSTVPREGIIATEVAKGKRVQLTGFGTFERRNRKKRKARNPQTGAEIMIPATKYPAFSAGKSLKERVSSK